One window of the Rhizorhabdus dicambivorans genome contains the following:
- the miaA gene encoding tRNA (adenosine(37)-N6)-dimethylallyltransferase MiaA, with amino-acid sequence MNKGQSPSKNPVALIAGPTASGKSALAVRLAEKTGGIVINADASQVYADLRVLSARPDAAEEARAPHRLFGYRDAATACSAADWAADARDEIAKAHAAGRLPILVGGTGLYLRTLIFGIAPVPEIDPEIRAAVRALPVEAAHAALAAEDPSMGHLRPQDTTRIARALEVIRSTGRSLSDWQGELTGGIASEVRIAAEILLPPRDWLRARCDARFSMMLEQGAVEEVEALYARGLDPALPAMRAIGVPEIAAWRAGLISRDEMMARAQAATRQYAKRQYTWFRHQLPAEWSRCKTQLNDNTTSLIAIKLHNETLTA; translated from the coding sequence ATGAACAAGGGCCAGTCTCCGTCGAAGAATCCGGTCGCGCTTATTGCGGGGCCGACCGCCAGCGGCAAGTCCGCATTGGCGGTCCGCCTTGCCGAGAAGACCGGCGGCATCGTCATCAACGCCGACGCTAGCCAGGTCTATGCCGACCTGCGGGTGCTGAGCGCCCGGCCCGACGCCGCAGAGGAGGCACGCGCGCCGCACCGGTTGTTCGGCTATCGCGACGCCGCGACCGCGTGCAGCGCAGCCGACTGGGCGGCCGATGCCCGCGACGAGATCGCCAAGGCGCATGCAGCGGGCCGGCTGCCGATCCTGGTCGGCGGTACCGGGCTCTATCTGCGCACCCTGATCTTCGGAATCGCCCCGGTACCCGAGATCGATCCGGAGATCCGCGCCGCGGTGCGCGCCCTGCCGGTCGAGGCCGCGCACGCGGCCCTTGCCGCAGAGGACCCGTCGATGGGCCATCTGCGGCCGCAGGACACCACCCGCATCGCGCGCGCGCTGGAGGTCATCCGGTCGACGGGTCGTTCCCTCTCCGACTGGCAGGGCGAGCTGACCGGTGGAATCGCCAGCGAGGTGCGCATCGCAGCCGAAATCCTGTTGCCCCCTCGCGACTGGCTGCGAGCGCGCTGCGACGCCAGATTCTCGATGATGCTGGAGCAGGGCGCGGTCGAAGAGGTCGAGGCGTTGTACGCGCGCGGCCTGGACCCCGCGCTGCCGGCGATGCGCGCGATCGGCGTGCCGGAAATCGCCGCCTGGCGCGCCGGGTTGATCAGCCGCGACGAGATGATGGCCCGCGCTCAGGCGGCCACCCGCCAATATGCCAAGCGGCAGTACACCTGGTTTCGTCACCAGCTTCCAGCAGAGTGGAGTCGCTGCAAGACGCAACTCAATGACAATACGACCAGTCTTATCGCAATTAAATTACATAATGAGACGTTGACAGCATAA
- the serB gene encoding phosphoserine phosphatase SerB translates to MFIATLIAPDTLSEDNVSHVEEVLRTAGASIVTRNWIEEGVACDIEYEAASSLKSWVDGTYSGFDVVIQPKQGRRKQMLVADMDSTMITIECIDELADYAGIKPQIADITERAMRGELDFEGALDARVALLKGLDVGVIDRCHAERVVIMAGARELVRTMRANGADCYLVSGGFTVFADRVAEEIGFTSALSNTLEFDDGKLSGTVARPIIGAAAKRETLLAEAQAHGLSPAQCLAVGDGANDIPMIEVAGLGVAYRAKPKTAAAAGARIDHGDLTALLYAQGYARKDWVV, encoded by the coding sequence TTGTTCATCGCGACGCTGATAGCACCCGACACGCTGTCCGAGGACAATGTTTCGCACGTCGAAGAGGTGCTCAGGACAGCCGGCGCCTCGATCGTCACCCGGAACTGGATCGAGGAGGGGGTGGCCTGCGATATCGAATATGAGGCCGCCTCCTCGCTGAAAAGCTGGGTGGATGGCACCTATTCGGGCTTCGATGTCGTCATCCAGCCCAAGCAGGGCCGCCGCAAGCAGATGCTCGTCGCCGATATGGATTCGACGATGATCACGATCGAATGCATCGACGAGCTTGCCGATTATGCCGGGATCAAGCCGCAGATCGCCGACATCACCGAGCGGGCGATGCGCGGCGAACTCGATTTCGAAGGCGCGCTCGACGCGCGGGTGGCGCTGCTCAAGGGGCTGGACGTTGGCGTGATCGACCGCTGCCACGCGGAACGCGTCGTCATCATGGCCGGCGCTCGCGAACTGGTGCGGACGATGCGCGCCAACGGCGCCGACTGCTATCTGGTCTCGGGCGGCTTCACCGTCTTCGCCGATCGCGTCGCGGAGGAGATCGGCTTCACCAGTGCGCTTTCCAACACGCTGGAATTCGACGATGGCAAGCTGTCGGGCACCGTGGCCCGCCCGATCATCGGCGCGGCGGCCAAGCGCGAGACGCTGCTTGCCGAGGCCCAGGCGCATGGGCTTTCACCCGCGCAATGTCTCGCGGTCGGCGATGGCGCCAACGACATCCCGATGATCGAGGTGGCCGGGCTCGGGGTTGCCTATCGCGCCAAGCCGAAGACGGCCGCTGCCGCCGGGGCCCGGATCGATCATGGCGATCTCACTGCGCTGCTTTATGCGCAGGGATATGCGAGGAAGGATTGGGTGGTCTGA
- the ilvN gene encoding acetolactate synthase small subunit, with protein sequence MHITQEATERHTLSVTVDNESGILARIAGLFSARGYNIDSLTVADVTEDEKISRITIVTTGTPEVIEQVVAQLDRLVPVHKVTDLSVLGPHVERELALVKVVGTGDHRIEALRLAEVYRARVVDSTISSFIFEVTGGSDKIDKFLELMREVGLVEVARTGVAAIVRGKEAL encoded by the coding sequence ATGCACATCACCCAGGAAGCCACCGAGCGGCACACGCTGTCCGTGACCGTGGACAATGAATCGGGCATCCTCGCCCGGATTGCCGGCCTGTTCTCGGCGCGCGGCTACAATATCGACAGCCTGACGGTGGCCGACGTCACCGAGGACGAGAAGATAAGCCGCATCACCATCGTCACCACCGGCACGCCCGAGGTGATCGAGCAGGTGGTGGCGCAGCTCGACCGGCTGGTGCCGGTCCACAAGGTCACCGACCTGTCGGTGCTGGGCCCGCATGTCGAACGCGAGCTGGCGCTGGTCAAGGTGGTGGGCACCGGGGACCACCGCATCGAGGCGCTGCGCCTGGCGGAGGTCTATCGCGCCCGCGTGGTCGACTCGACCATCTCCAGCTTCATCTTCGAGGTGACCGGCGGCAGCGACAAGATAGACAAGTTCCTCGAGCTGATGCGCGAGGTAGGGCTGGTCGAGGTCGCCCGCACCGGGGTCGCCGCGATCGTGCGGGGCAAAGAGGCGCTTTAG
- a CDS encoding SPOR domain-containing protein: MKSFFAGCALVVLAAATPALADVKAGVDAWMAGDFPKAVAEWRGPAAAGEPDAQFNLGQAYKLGRGVPADQAVAMDWYRKAAAAGHEQAQATLGLQLFQSGQRDEAMIWLKKAADQGEARAQYVVGTAYFNGDSLPKDWARAYALMTRAKAAGIGAATTSLTQMDQLVPEQQRQAGLALAREMERTEQLRASDTPGPNAPLTMRNARTPQPVGQVAVPASSPPPAPAPAEMAQAQPIQPWKAPSTAPAAATPAPAAARPAAPKPAPKPAATISASAGGGWKIQLGAFSSSDAARNAWTSLSARAGLKALSPTYIPVGNLTRLQAGPLGSRAAANEACAAVKSTAGTACFPVAP, encoded by the coding sequence ATGAAGAGCTTTTTCGCGGGTTGTGCGCTGGTGGTGCTGGCTGCCGCGACGCCGGCGCTGGCCGATGTGAAAGCCGGGGTCGACGCCTGGATGGCGGGCGACTTCCCCAAGGCCGTGGCCGAATGGCGCGGCCCCGCCGCCGCCGGCGAACCCGATGCGCAGTTCAACCTGGGCCAGGCCTACAAGCTCGGCCGGGGCGTGCCCGCCGACCAGGCGGTGGCGATGGACTGGTATCGAAAGGCCGCCGCCGCGGGCCATGAGCAGGCGCAGGCGACGCTGGGCCTGCAATTGTTCCAGAGCGGCCAGCGCGACGAAGCGATGATCTGGCTGAAGAAAGCCGCCGACCAGGGTGAGGCGCGCGCGCAATATGTCGTCGGGACGGCTTATTTCAATGGCGATTCCCTGCCCAAGGACTGGGCACGCGCCTATGCGCTGATGACCCGCGCCAAGGCCGCCGGCATCGGCGCCGCGACCACCAGCCTGACCCAGATGGACCAGCTCGTTCCCGAGCAGCAGCGCCAGGCCGGGCTGGCGCTGGCCCGCGAGATGGAGCGCACCGAGCAGCTCAGGGCCAGCGACACGCCCGGCCCGAACGCGCCGTTGACGATGCGCAATGCCCGCACGCCGCAGCCGGTCGGCCAGGTTGCGGTGCCGGCCTCTTCGCCTCCGCCCGCTCCCGCCCCCGCCGAGATGGCCCAGGCGCAGCCGATCCAGCCATGGAAGGCGCCAAGCACCGCGCCCGCCGCCGCTACGCCGGCGCCAGCAGCGGCCCGGCCGGCGGCGCCGAAGCCAGCTCCCAAGCCGGCCGCCACGATCAGCGCTTCGGCGGGGGGCGGCTGGAAAATCCAGCTCGGCGCCTTTTCGAGCAGCGATGCCGCCCGCAATGCGTGGACCAGCCTCTCGGCGCGCGCCGGGCTGAAGGCGCTGAGCCCGACCTATATCCCGGTGGGCAATCTCACCCGTCTGCAGGCGGGTCCGCTGGGTTCCCGCGCCGCAGCGAACGAAGCCTGCGCGGCGGTGAAGTCGACGGCCGGGACCGCATGTTTCCCGGTCGCGCCCTGA
- a CDS encoding YceI family protein, translating into MNRTTLALALPLSLGASVVLAQDLPKAPPGTADVRRVAAGTYTVDPDHSQVAFTVNHLGFSTYRGIFGNVRGSMTIDPRAPAKANVVIDIPISGITTTSAKLDEHLKNADFFDAARYPAARFEATSVRPSGKRARISGNLTIKGITRPVVLDAVFVGAGTMMGKRTIGFDATTTIRRSDFGVSYGIPLVPDSVPLQISVAFEKPEG; encoded by the coding sequence ATGAACCGCACCACGCTTGCCCTGGCCCTGCCCCTTTCGCTGGGTGCATCCGTCGTCCTGGCCCAGGATTTGCCGAAGGCCCCGCCGGGGACGGCCGATGTGAGGAGGGTGGCCGCCGGCACCTATACGGTCGATCCGGACCACAGCCAGGTCGCCTTCACCGTCAACCACCTCGGCTTCAGCACCTATCGCGGAATCTTCGGCAACGTGCGCGGATCGATGACGATCGATCCCAGAGCGCCGGCAAAGGCCAATGTGGTAATCGATATCCCGATAAGCGGGATCACCACCACCTCCGCCAAGCTGGACGAGCATCTGAAGAATGCCGATTTCTTCGACGCAGCCAGATATCCCGCAGCCCGTTTCGAGGCGACGTCGGTGCGCCCCTCGGGCAAGCGGGCGCGGATCAGCGGCAACCTGACGATCAAGGGGATCACCAGGCCGGTGGTGCTCGACGCGGTGTTCGTCGGCGCCGGCACGATGATGGGCAAGCGGACCATCGGCTTCGATGCGACGACCACGATCCGGCGCAGCGATTTCGGGGTAAGCTACGGCATCCCGCTGGTTCCGGACAGCGTCCCCCTCCAGATCAGCGTGGCCTTCGAAAAACCGGAGGGCTGA
- a CDS encoding acetolactate synthase 3 large subunit, with protein MTAEISGADILIQALNDLGVEVVFGYPGGAVLPIYDAIFKQKRIRHILVRHEAGAVHAAEGYARSTGKPGVVLVTSGPGATNAVTGIADALMDSIPLVILTGQVGTPLIGTDAFQECDTVGITRHCTKHNYLVKDPAKLGDVIHEAFHIATSGRPGPVVVDLPKNVQVATATYRKPTIQALPHKGYKPQVKAETALIEAAVEMIAAAERPILYTGGGIINSGPIASQLLRDLARITGAPVTSTLMGLGAFPASDPQWLGMLGMHGTYEANMAMNQADLIVCLGARFDDRVTGRLDAFAPHSKKIHIDIDRSSINKTVRVDLGIVGDVGRAIEDMIKLWKARQHRPQDMKPWFERIVEWRARQSLRYPASTKEIMPQLAIRKLWEATHAKKPIITTEVGQHQMWAAQHFDFDAPNKWLTSGGLGTMGYGLPAAIGAQLGNPKALVIDIAGEASIQMNIQELGTATQYRLPVKVFILNNEYMGMVRQWQDLTYAGRYSESYSDALPDFVKLAEAYGWKGICIENPADLEAGIAAMLAHDGPVMVDCKVAKLANCFPMIPSGAAHTDMILEPDEVVGEMDDEAKALV; from the coding sequence ATGACTGCCGAGATAAGTGGGGCCGATATCTTGATCCAGGCGCTGAACGACCTGGGTGTGGAGGTCGTCTTCGGCTATCCCGGCGGCGCCGTCCTTCCGATCTATGACGCGATCTTCAAGCAGAAGCGCATCCGCCACATATTGGTGCGGCACGAGGCCGGCGCCGTGCACGCGGCGGAGGGCTATGCCCGTTCGACCGGCAAGCCCGGCGTGGTGCTGGTGACATCGGGCCCCGGCGCCACCAATGCGGTGACCGGCATCGCCGACGCGCTGATGGATTCGATCCCGCTGGTGATCCTGACCGGCCAGGTGGGCACCCCGCTGATCGGCACCGATGCCTTCCAGGAATGCGACACGGTGGGCATCACCCGTCACTGCACCAAGCATAATTACCTGGTGAAGGATCCGGCCAAGCTGGGCGACGTGATCCATGAAGCGTTCCACATCGCCACATCGGGCCGCCCCGGCCCGGTGGTGGTCGACCTGCCCAAGAACGTCCAGGTGGCGACAGCGACCTATCGCAAGCCGACCATCCAGGCGCTGCCGCACAAGGGCTACAAACCGCAGGTGAAGGCCGAGACCGCGCTGATCGAGGCGGCGGTGGAGATGATAGCGGCGGCCGAACGGCCGATCCTCTACACCGGCGGCGGCATCATCAATTCGGGCCCGATCGCCAGCCAGCTGCTGCGCGACCTGGCGCGTATCACCGGCGCGCCGGTGACATCCACGCTGATGGGCCTTGGCGCCTTCCCGGCGTCCGATCCGCAATGGCTGGGCATGCTGGGCATGCACGGCACCTACGAAGCCAATATGGCGATGAACCAGGCCGACCTGATCGTCTGCCTGGGCGCGCGCTTCGACGATCGCGTGACCGGGCGCCTCGACGCCTTCGCGCCGCATTCGAAGAAAATCCACATCGATATCGACCGCTCGTCGATCAACAAGACAGTGCGGGTCGACCTGGGCATCGTCGGCGATGTCGGCCGGGCGATCGAGGACATGATCAAGCTGTGGAAGGCGCGCCAGCACCGCCCGCAAGACATGAAGCCCTGGTTCGAACGGATCGTAGAATGGCGCGCGCGCCAGTCGCTGCGCTATCCGGCCTCGACAAAGGAGATCATGCCCCAGCTCGCGATCCGCAAGCTGTGGGAGGCAACCCATGCCAAGAAGCCGATCATCACCACCGAGGTGGGCCAGCACCAGATGTGGGCCGCGCAGCATTTCGACTTCGACGCGCCCAACAAATGGCTGACGTCGGGCGGGCTCGGCACGATGGGCTATGGCCTGCCGGCCGCGATCGGCGCGCAGCTGGGCAATCCCAAGGCGCTGGTGATCGACATCGCCGGCGAAGCCTCGATCCAGATGAACATCCAGGAACTCGGCACGGCGACCCAATATCGCCTGCCGGTGAAGGTCTTCATCCTCAATAACGAATATATGGGCATGGTCCGCCAGTGGCAGGATCTGACCTATGCCGGGCGCTATTCGGAAAGCTACAGCGACGCGCTTCCCGATTTCGTGAAACTGGCCGAGGCCTATGGCTGGAAGGGCATCTGCATCGAGAACCCGGCCGACCTGGAAGCCGGCATCGCCGCGATGCTGGCGCATGACGGGCCGGTGATGGTCGACTGCAAGGTGGCGAAGCTCGCCAACTGCTTCCCGATGATCCCGAGCGGCGCGGCGCACACCGACATGATCCTAGAGCCCGACGAGGTGGTCGGCGAGATGGACGACGAGGCCAAGGCGCTCGTCTGA
- a CDS encoding SPOR domain-containing protein — protein MNKRLIGLAAGAALLALLPGALQAAAPELRESMTPAAQKRADRLLADAREALARGAPAAAVRQAEAAVAIRPLDAQARALLGRAYLAAGRFQSAETALGDALTLDPSLGRAAVGRALAQIALGKPDAARATLDAAPDSGADADIGLAFALMGDLDRARETLLAAAREPGADARTRQNLALAYALEGRWNDAATIAAQDVPAELVADRLRRWAMVAQLRNDPAMQVGTLLGALPAVDGGLPAELALALPIPEKLPAEPLMLAQAAPFELVPSLPFVVPAVQVEAKAVVTQTNLAPPSLTQLVSAPAAASVAETAAPPVLAMAEPSEPVAWAGPPRMRKARIVEVKPPKPASRPVVAVRALRIESRMTAPKPALLVARTTLRPLPAAARGWSVQLGAFSSAGRTEVAWSKLNARVSFLSGHVPTGSKVRRGKALFHRLSIGGLPSRADAVSLCLKVREAGGACFVRRSSGDQPLTWALRAKAGEPV, from the coding sequence ATGAACAAGCGCTTGATCGGCCTGGCGGCGGGTGCTGCTTTGCTGGCATTGTTGCCCGGCGCCTTGCAGGCGGCCGCGCCGGAACTGCGCGAGAGCATGACGCCCGCCGCGCAGAAGCGTGCCGATCGCCTGCTCGCCGACGCGCGCGAAGCGCTTGCCCGGGGCGCCCCCGCCGCCGCCGTCCGCCAGGCGGAGGCCGCCGTCGCGATCCGTCCGCTCGATGCCCAGGCGCGCGCTCTGCTGGGCCGCGCCTATCTGGCCGCGGGCCGCTTCCAGTCGGCCGAGACCGCGCTGGGCGACGCCCTGACCCTCGATCCATCGCTTGGCCGCGCCGCCGTCGGCCGGGCGCTCGCGCAGATCGCGCTGGGCAAGCCAGATGCCGCCAGGGCCACGCTCGATGCGGCGCCGGACAGCGGAGCGGATGCCGATATCGGCTTGGCCTTCGCGCTGATGGGTGATCTCGACCGGGCGCGCGAAACGCTGCTCGCGGCCGCGCGCGAACCGGGGGCCGATGCGCGCACCCGTCAGAATCTTGCACTTGCCTATGCGCTGGAAGGGCGCTGGAACGACGCCGCCACCATCGCCGCCCAGGATGTTCCGGCCGAGCTGGTCGCCGATCGCCTGCGCCGCTGGGCGATGGTCGCGCAGTTGAGGAATGATCCGGCGATGCAGGTCGGCACGCTGCTCGGTGCGCTGCCCGCCGTCGATGGCGGGTTGCCGGCCGAGCTGGCCCTTGCGCTTCCCATCCCGGAGAAATTGCCCGCCGAGCCGCTGATGCTGGCCCAGGCCGCGCCCTTCGAACTGGTGCCGTCACTGCCCTTCGTCGTTCCCGCCGTGCAGGTGGAGGCGAAGGCCGTCGTCACCCAGACCAATCTCGCTCCGCCCTCGCTGACCCAGCTGGTTTCGGCGCCAGCGGCAGCCAGCGTGGCGGAAACAGCGGCGCCCCCGGTGCTGGCCATGGCCGAGCCGTCGGAACCTGTCGCCTGGGCGGGGCCGCCGCGCATGCGCAAGGCGCGGATCGTCGAGGTCAAGCCGCCCAAGCCGGCCAGCCGGCCAGTGGTGGCGGTGCGGGCACTGAGGATCGAATCGCGCATGACCGCTCCCAAGCCGGCCCTGCTCGTCGCGCGGACGACCCTCAGGCCGCTGCCCGCCGCCGCGCGCGGCTGGTCGGTGCAGCTCGGGGCTTTCAGTTCGGCGGGCCGCACCGAGGTTGCGTGGAGCAAGCTCAATGCCCGCGTCAGCTTCCTCAGCGGCCATGTGCCGACCGGATCGAAGGTCAGGCGCGGCAAGGCGCTGTTCCATCGCCTCTCGATCGGTGGGCTTCCCAGCCGCGCCGATGCTGTCAGCCTGTGCCTGAAGGTGCGGGAGGCCGGCGGCGCCTGCTTCGTACGCCGCAGTTCGGGGGACCAGCCGTTGACCTGGGCGCTGCGCGCGAAGGCCGGCGAACCGGTCTGA
- a CDS encoding aspartate carbamoyltransferase catalytic subunit, whose translation MSAPFPHRHLTGIYGLQPHEILFLLDEAEQWITLNRATTKHDDRLSGLTLINAFFENSTRTLLSFEIAGKRLGADVVNMAVGQSSVKKGETLIDTAVTLNAMRADMIVIRHQSSGAVQLIADKVDCPVLNAGDGRHEHPTQALLDALTIRRRKGRIGGLTVAICGDILHSRVARSNILALTALGAEVRVVAPPTLMPTAIERLGAIPFHDFDKGIEGADVVMMLRLQNERMDGAYLPSPREFHALYGLTMERLERAAPDALVMHPGPMNRGVEITSEVADHPDRSAITEQVEMGVAVRMACLDVLTRKRRGVEGWA comes from the coding sequence ATGTCCGCTCCATTCCCGCACCGCCACCTGACCGGCATCTACGGGCTTCAGCCGCACGAGATATTGTTCCTGCTCGACGAGGCCGAGCAATGGATCACGCTCAACCGTGCGACGACGAAGCATGACGATCGCCTGTCGGGCCTGACACTGATCAACGCCTTCTTCGAGAACTCGACACGCACGCTGCTGTCGTTCGAGATCGCGGGCAAGCGGCTCGGCGCCGATGTGGTCAACATGGCGGTCGGCCAGTCGAGCGTGAAGAAGGGCGAGACGCTGATCGACACTGCGGTGACGCTCAACGCGATGCGCGCCGACATGATCGTGATCCGCCACCAGTCCTCGGGCGCGGTGCAGCTGATCGCCGACAAGGTGGACTGCCCTGTGCTCAACGCGGGCGACGGCCGCCACGAACACCCGACCCAGGCGCTGCTCGACGCGCTGACGATCCGCCGCCGCAAGGGCAGGATCGGCGGGCTCACGGTCGCGATCTGCGGAGACATCCTGCACAGCCGCGTCGCCCGATCGAACATCCTGGCGCTCACCGCGCTGGGCGCCGAAGTGCGCGTCGTCGCCCCACCGACACTGATGCCAACGGCGATCGAGCGGCTGGGCGCGATCCCGTTCCACGATTTCGACAAGGGGATCGAAGGCGCCGACGTGGTGATGATGCTCCGCCTGCAGAACGAGCGGATGGACGGCGCCTATCTCCCCTCCCCCCGTGAGTTCCACGCGCTCTACGGGCTGACCATGGAACGGCTGGAGCGGGCAGCGCCCGACGCGCTGGTGATGCATCCCGGCCCGATGAACCGGGGCGTGGAGATCACCAGCGAAGTGGCCGACCATCCCGATCGATCGGCGATCACCGAACAGGTGGAGATGGGTGTCGCGGTCCGCATGGCCTGCCTCGACGTCCTGACCCGCAAGCGGCGCGGCGTGGAGGGCTGGGCATGA
- the ilvC gene encoding ketol-acid reductoisomerase translates to MRVYYDRDADIGLIKTKKVAIVGYGSQGHAHAQNLRDSGVAEVAIALRPGSATAKKAEGAGFKVLSNVEAAKWADIIMILAPDEHQAAIYNDDLKDNMKQGAALAFAHGLNVHFGLIEPRADLDVFMIAPKGPGHTVRSEYQRGGGVPCLIAIAQDSSGNAHDVALSYASAVGGGRSGVIETTFKEECETDLFGEQAVLCGGLSHLIMAGFETLTEAGYAPEMAYFECLHEVKLIVDLMYEGGIANMRYSISNTAEYGDIHTGPRVITSETKAEMKRVLDDIQKGKFVKRFVLDNRAGQPELKASRKLVAEHPIEKVGAELRAMMPWISKNQLVDKAKN, encoded by the coding sequence ATGCGCGTCTATTATGATCGTGATGCCGACATCGGCCTCATCAAGACCAAGAAGGTCGCCATCGTCGGTTATGGCAGCCAGGGCCATGCCCATGCCCAGAACCTGCGGGACTCGGGCGTCGCCGAAGTCGCGATCGCGCTGCGCCCCGGCTCGGCCACCGCGAAGAAGGCCGAAGGCGCCGGCTTCAAGGTGCTGTCGAACGTCGAGGCCGCCAAGTGGGCCGACATCATCATGATCCTGGCGCCCGACGAGCATCAGGCCGCGATCTACAATGACGACCTGAAGGACAATATGAAGCAGGGCGCCGCCCTCGCCTTCGCCCATGGCCTGAACGTCCATTTCGGCCTGATCGAGCCGCGCGCCGACCTCGACGTGTTCATGATCGCGCCCAAGGGCCCCGGCCACACCGTCCGCTCCGAATATCAGCGCGGCGGCGGCGTTCCCTGCCTGATCGCGATCGCCCAGGATTCGAGCGGCAACGCGCACGACGTGGCCCTCTCCTACGCCTCGGCGGTCGGCGGCGGCCGTTCGGGCGTGATCGAGACCACTTTCAAGGAAGAGTGCGAGACCGACCTGTTCGGCGAGCAGGCCGTTCTCTGCGGCGGCCTGAGCCACCTGATCATGGCCGGCTTCGAGACGCTGACCGAGGCGGGCTACGCCCCTGAGATGGCCTATTTCGAGTGCCTCCACGAGGTGAAGCTGATCGTCGACCTGATGTATGAGGGCGGCATCGCCAACATGCGCTACTCGATCTCCAACACCGCCGAATATGGCGACATCCACACCGGCCCGCGCGTCATCACCTCGGAAACCAAGGCCGAGATGAAGCGCGTTCTGGACGACATCCAGAAGGGCAAGTTCGTCAAGCGCTTCGTGCTCGACAACCGCGCCGGCCAGCCCGAGCTGAAGGCGAGCCGCAAGCTCGTCGCGGAGCACCCGATCGAGAAGGTCGGCGCCGAGCTTCGCGCGATGATGCCCTGGATCAGCAAGAACCAGCTGGTCGACAAGGCGAAGAACTAA
- a CDS encoding dihydroorotase produces MTGSLAILNARIVDPAAGTVTQGGVLVRDRHIAAVGSFDIPSDIETIDAKGAHLAPGLIDLGIFAIDMAAFTAGGITRAVLMPDQSPPLDHAALAQHAAAAGKPDVWIHPLAAATKGLEGKELAEIGLMKAVGACAVATGRDWIADSGVMRRVLAYAGSLGLTVVTHAEDGGVTVGAVATEGEYATRMGLPAAPAIAEAMAVARDLMLVEETGARLHFRQLSTARAFDLVRDAKKRGLPVSCGISPAHLLLSDVAVGGFRTFARLSPPLRGEDDRQAALAAIADGTIDLICSSHDPQGPEAKRLPFADAEAGMSGAETLLTLSLALVRDGVITLPRLIELLSAAPARLLGLPGGSLMVGAEADLLLFDPEAPWRIDSDHMASRAGNTPFDGLPVQGKVLRTIKGGVALG; encoded by the coding sequence ATGACCGGATCGCTCGCCATCCTCAACGCGCGGATCGTCGATCCCGCCGCCGGCACGGTGACGCAGGGCGGCGTGCTGGTGCGCGACCGCCACATCGCCGCCGTCGGCAGCTTTGACATCCCCTCGGATATCGAGACGATCGACGCCAAGGGCGCGCATCTGGCGCCGGGCCTCATCGATCTCGGCATCTTCGCGATCGACATGGCGGCCTTCACCGCCGGCGGCATCACCCGCGCGGTGCTGATGCCGGACCAGTCGCCTCCGCTCGACCATGCGGCGTTGGCCCAGCACGCCGCCGCCGCCGGAAAGCCCGACGTCTGGATCCACCCGCTCGCCGCCGCGACCAAGGGCCTGGAAGGCAAGGAACTGGCCGAGATCGGCCTGATGAAGGCGGTCGGCGCCTGCGCGGTCGCCACCGGGCGCGACTGGATCGCCGATTCGGGGGTGATGCGGCGGGTGCTGGCCTATGCCGGATCGCTTGGTCTGACCGTCGTCACTCATGCCGAGGATGGCGGCGTCACCGTGGGCGCGGTCGCGACCGAGGGCGAGTACGCCACCCGCATGGGCCTGCCCGCCGCCCCCGCGATCGCCGAGGCGATGGCGGTGGCGCGCGACCTGATGCTGGTCGAGGAGACCGGCGCACGGCTGCATTTCCGCCAGCTGTCGACCGCGCGCGCCTTCGATCTGGTGCGCGACGCGAAGAAGCGCGGCCTGCCGGTAAGCTGCGGGATCAGCCCGGCGCACCTGCTGTTGTCCGACGTCGCGGTGGGCGGCTTCCGCACCTTCGCCCGCCTGTCGCCGCCCCTGCGGGGCGAGGACGACCGCCAGGCGGCGCTCGCCGCCATCGCCGACGGGACGATCGACCTGATCTGTTCGAGCCACGACCCACAGGGGCCGGAGGCCAAGCGCCTGCCCTTCGCCGATGCGGAGGCAGGCATGTCGGGTGCCGAGACGCTGCTGACCCTGTCGCTCGCCTTGGTCCGCGACGGCGTCATCACCCTGCCCCGGCTGATCGAGCTTCTATCGGCCGCCCCGGCGCGGCTGCTGGGCCTGCCCGGCGGTTCGCTGATGGTGGGCGCCGAGGCCGATCTGCTGCTGTTCGATCCCGAGGCACCGTGGAGGATCGATTCGGATCACATGGCCTCACGCGCCGGCAACACGCCGTTCGACGGCCTGCCCGTGCAGGGCAAGGTGCTGCGGACGATCAAGGGCGGCGTCGCCCTGGGCTAA